CATTTGTTTTTTCAAAGTAATTTTTGACGATAGTGTTCATCGGGTCGTGTATCTATTCGGCGAATTGCGGCATCACTCAAAAATTTAGGTCCTCCACAAGACGCAGAGCCAATAACAATCTGGGCACATTTCTCAGCCATACATGTTATTGCCTGAACCTTACTGGGTGTTGGTCCCATGGCAATGAGCCCATGATTTTCCATAAAGATAGCCTTAGGTAAAAATCCTTCGCTTGCTATAAACTCCTTTACCTTATCACGAACGACACGGGCTAAGGTAAGACCTGGGTCAACATACGGGATAAACACGGATTTTCTACCTAACACAACAATATGGTCGGGACAGGTTCGACCTTGAATATATTCTTCTGCTTTCTGGGAACATAAAATAGAATTGACAAAAATAGGATGTGTATGTCCAATAAACATATATTGGGGATATTGATACAAAACCGCATGTAATATGGTTTCCACCGAAGGCATCCTTTTATCATGAACATCGGTTTTCGCTGACTGTAAAATTTGTATTACATCTTCATCCGTTGCAGAAGGGTTGTCAAGTAAAGATAAAACAGGTTTCATACGGACACAAAGGAAATCTGTATTTTGAATGGTTTGCAATGTTGTGCCCGATGCTTTTATATAAAAGTGTTCATCATCAATCCTTGCAGAAGTATTTCCTTCCCCTAATATCGCAAGGTGATGTTCAGGTTGTCCTAAAAAACGGCTCATGCTTGTTAATTGTTCTAATATTTGTTCTGACATAAAGTATACCCTTTAAAAAGTTTTGGCTCATATTATATAGAATTTTCAATTAGGATTTGAAATGTGTCTACGAAACTAAAAATTTGTTTAATACCTTCCAGAAAACAATACCATTATTTTTAACTATCCCCCTTGTTTTAAGAGATGGTGTTTTGTTTCTTATAGAGAAGTTTGTTCTGCGTTACAAAGCAATTAAAATAGAAATAATATTAATAAACAATATGTTTTTTGAATATCCATATATTTATAATCTATTACATGTAAACGATTTCTCAAAAAAAGTATTAATTATGAAATAAAGTTTTAAAATTTTACTTGACAAACACATTTAAAGTATGCTAATTTTATAAAAGAAAATTGAATATCAATATTCAACAAGGGCTGATATGTGTGAGAACGGTATTTCACACTTATTATTTGTTATGTTTATTTAACATTAAAACCCTTTAACAGAAGGAGTGGATTATGCAAAAGCTCAAATTAGTAATCGGTTTCCATTTATGTCTGTGGCTCCTCGTCGCAGGAGCGTGGGCGGATGCCCCAGCAAACTTCACATGGTCTAGTGCTCCAGGTGGTCCTTTTACCGCTTCAAGTGTAGACTTCGAAGCATGGATGACCAAACTAGCTCTGTTTCAGTTTGGAGGTGACTATGTATTTGACTTCTTAGACCCAACGGATGCAGACAATAACGATAATGATGTTTTAGATATTAATGAGTTCGCTTTGCTAACAGCAATA
The Candidatus Hydrogenedens sp. DNA segment above includes these coding regions:
- a CDS encoding class II aldolase/adducin family protein; protein product: MSEQILEQLTSMSRFLGQPEHHLAILGEGNTSARIDDEHFYIKASGTTLQTIQNTDFLCVRMKPVLSLLDNPSATDEDVIQILQSAKTDVHDKRMPSVETILHAVLYQYPQYMFIGHTHPIFVNSILCSQKAEEYIQGRTCPDHIVVLGRKSVFIPYVDPGLTLARVVRDKVKEFIASEGFLPKAIFMENHGLIAMGPTPSKVQAITCMAEKCAQIVIGSASCGGPKFLSDAAIRRIDTRPDEHYRQKLL